One part of the Prionailurus bengalensis isolate Pbe53 chromosome B2, Fcat_Pben_1.1_paternal_pri, whole genome shotgun sequence genome encodes these proteins:
- the FUCA2 gene encoding plasma alpha-L-fucosidase isoform X1, with translation MRPSAPPALPALPALPALGLALPPLLLLLLLPPAPRAAYRAPRFDPTWKSLDARPLPAWFDQAKFGIFVHWGVFSVPSFGSEWFWWYWQEKKIPMYVKFMEDNYRPDFKYEDFGPLFTARFFNASYWADVFQASGAKYTVLTSKHHEGFTLWGSKHSWNWNAVDVGPKRDLVKELEAAIRNRTDLRFGLYYSLFEWFHPLFLEDKSRSFHQQQFPVSKTLPELYELVNKYQPEVLWSDGDGDAPDDYWNSTVFLAWLYNQSPVRDTVVTNDRWGLGTICKHGGYYTCSDRYHPGHLLPHKWENCMTIDKFSWGYRRDARLSDYLTIEELVKELVETVSCGGNLLMNIGPTYDGTIPVIFEERLRQMGTWLKVNGEAIYETYPWRSQSDVTPDVWYTSKPKQKLVYAIYLKWPTSRHLFLGQPIATPGATEIKLLGHGQPLNWTSLKPNGILVELPRLTFDQMPCKWGWALALTNVI, from the exons ATGCGCCCCTCGGCGCCTCCCGCGCTCCCCGCGCTCCCCGCGCTCCCCGCGCTCGGGCTGGCGCtcccgccgctgctgctgctgctgctgctgccgcccgCACCCCGCGCCGCCTACCGCGCGCCGCGCTTCGACCCCACCTGGAAGTCCCTGGACGCCCGGCCGCTGCCCGCCTGGTTCGACCAGGCCAAGTTCGGCATCTTCGTCCACTGGGGGGTGTTCTCCGTGCCCAGTTTCGGGAGCGAGTGGTTCTG GTGGTATTGGCAAGAGAAAAAGATACCGATGTATGTGAAGTTTATGGAAGATAACTACCGTCCTGATTTCAAATATGAGGATTTTGGACCACTATTTACAGCACGGTTTTTTAATGCGAGCTACTGGGCAGATGTTTTTCAGGCTTCTGGTGCCAAATACACTGTCTTAACTTCCAAACATCATGAAG GCTTTACCTTGTGGGGCTCAAAGCATTCATGGAACTGGAATGCGGTGGATGTGGGGCCCAAGAGGGACCTTGTCAAGGAGCTTGAGGCAGCTATTAGGAACAGGACTGACCTTCGCTTTGGACTGTACTATTCCCTCTTTGAATGGTTTCATCCACTCTTCCTTGAGGATAAGTCCAGGTCATTCCATCAGCAACAATTTCCAGTTTCCAAGACGCTGCCAGAACTCTACGAGCTAGTGAACAAGTATCAGCCGGAGGTCCTGTGGTCGGATGGTGATGGAGATGCCCCTGATGACTACTGGAACAGCACGGTCTTCTTAGCCTGGCTGTATAACCAAAG ccCCGTTCGGGACACAGTCGTCACCAATGACCGTTGGGGACTCGGTACCATCTGTAAGCATGGTGGCTATTATACCTGCAGTGATCGTTACCACCCAGGACATCTTCTGCCTCATAAATGGGAAAATTGCATGACAATAGACAAGTTTTCCTGGGGTTACAGGAGAGACGCCAGACTCAGTGACTATCTTACAATCGAAGAACTAGTGAAG gAACTTGTAGAGACAGTTTCATGTGGAGGAAATCTTTTGATGAATATTGGGCCCACATACGATGGCACAATTCCTGTAATTTTTGAGGAGCGACTGAGGCAAATGGGGACCTGGCTAAAAGTCAATGGAGAAGCTATTTATGAAACCTACCCTTGGAGGTCCCAGAGTGACGTCACCCCAGACGTGTG GTACACATCCAAACCTAAACAAAAGTTGGTCTACGCCATATATCTTAAATGGCCCACATCAAGACATCTGTTTCTTGGCCAACCCATCGCTACCCCGGGGGCAACAGAG attaaaCTACTGGGACATGGACAGCCACTTAACTGGACGTCTTTGAAGCCAAATGGCATACTGGTAGAACTGCCACGTCTAACCTTTGATCAGATGCCCTGTAAATGGGGCTGGGCTCTAGCACTAACTAATGTGATCTAA
- the FUCA2 gene encoding plasma alpha-L-fucosidase isoform X2, whose product MRPSAPPALPALPALPALGLALPPLLLLLLLPPAPRAAYRAPRFDPTWKSLDARPLPAWFDQAKFGIFVHWGVFSVPSFGSEWFWWYWQEKKIPMYVKFMEDNYRPDFKYEDFGPLFTARFFNASYWADVFQASGAKYTVLTSKHHEGFTLWGSKHSWNWNAVDVGPKRDLVKELEAAIRNRTDLRFGLYYSLFEWFHPLFLEDKSRSFHQQQFPVSKTLPELYELVNKYQPEVLWSDGDGDAPDDYWNSTVFLAWLYNQSPVRDTVVTNDRWGLGTICKHGGYYTCSDRYHPGHLLPHKWENCMTIDKFSWGYRRDARLSDYLTIEELVKELVETVSCGGNLLMNIGPTYDGTIPVIFEERLRQMGTWLKVNGEAIYETYPWRSQSDVTPDVWYTSKPKQKLVYAIYLKWPTSRHLFLGQPIATPGATEEYRSKTHVCTHLDQRLK is encoded by the exons ATGCGCCCCTCGGCGCCTCCCGCGCTCCCCGCGCTCCCCGCGCTCCCCGCGCTCGGGCTGGCGCtcccgccgctgctgctgctgctgctgctgccgcccgCACCCCGCGCCGCCTACCGCGCGCCGCGCTTCGACCCCACCTGGAAGTCCCTGGACGCCCGGCCGCTGCCCGCCTGGTTCGACCAGGCCAAGTTCGGCATCTTCGTCCACTGGGGGGTGTTCTCCGTGCCCAGTTTCGGGAGCGAGTGGTTCTG GTGGTATTGGCAAGAGAAAAAGATACCGATGTATGTGAAGTTTATGGAAGATAACTACCGTCCTGATTTCAAATATGAGGATTTTGGACCACTATTTACAGCACGGTTTTTTAATGCGAGCTACTGGGCAGATGTTTTTCAGGCTTCTGGTGCCAAATACACTGTCTTAACTTCCAAACATCATGAAG GCTTTACCTTGTGGGGCTCAAAGCATTCATGGAACTGGAATGCGGTGGATGTGGGGCCCAAGAGGGACCTTGTCAAGGAGCTTGAGGCAGCTATTAGGAACAGGACTGACCTTCGCTTTGGACTGTACTATTCCCTCTTTGAATGGTTTCATCCACTCTTCCTTGAGGATAAGTCCAGGTCATTCCATCAGCAACAATTTCCAGTTTCCAAGACGCTGCCAGAACTCTACGAGCTAGTGAACAAGTATCAGCCGGAGGTCCTGTGGTCGGATGGTGATGGAGATGCCCCTGATGACTACTGGAACAGCACGGTCTTCTTAGCCTGGCTGTATAACCAAAG ccCCGTTCGGGACACAGTCGTCACCAATGACCGTTGGGGACTCGGTACCATCTGTAAGCATGGTGGCTATTATACCTGCAGTGATCGTTACCACCCAGGACATCTTCTGCCTCATAAATGGGAAAATTGCATGACAATAGACAAGTTTTCCTGGGGTTACAGGAGAGACGCCAGACTCAGTGACTATCTTACAATCGAAGAACTAGTGAAG gAACTTGTAGAGACAGTTTCATGTGGAGGAAATCTTTTGATGAATATTGGGCCCACATACGATGGCACAATTCCTGTAATTTTTGAGGAGCGACTGAGGCAAATGGGGACCTGGCTAAAAGTCAATGGAGAAGCTATTTATGAAACCTACCCTTGGAGGTCCCAGAGTGACGTCACCCCAGACGTGTG GTACACATCCAAACCTAAACAAAAGTTGGTCTACGCCATATATCTTAAATGGCCCACATCAAGACATCTGTTTCTTGGCCAACCCATCGCTACCCCGGGGGCAACAGAG GAATATAGGAGTAAGACGCACGTATGCACTCATTTGGACCAAAGGTTAAAATAG
- the LOC122490230 gene encoding LOW QUALITY PROTEIN: ceramide glucosyltransferase-like (The sequence of the model RefSeq protein was modified relative to this genomic sequence to represent the inferred CDS: deleted 1 base in 1 codon): MGYFVLPCVADRQGFAATLEQVYFGTSHTRCYVSANVTGFKCATGMSCSMRKDALDQAEGLIAFPQYIAEDYLMAKAIADQGWKFAKSTQVAMQNSGSYSISQFQSRMIRWTKLQSNVLPATVNREPISECFVASLITGWAAHHVFRWDIMVFFKCHCLAWFISDYIQLRGFQGGTQCFSKLDYAVAWFICESMTIYFFFLSALWDPTISWRTDCYRLHHRGTAEEFLDV, translated from the exons ATGGGA tattttgttttgccCTGTGTAGCAGACAGACAGGGCTTTGCTGCCACATTAGAACAGGTATATTTTGGAACTTCCCATACAAGGTGCTATGTCTCTGCCAATGTGACTGGCTTCAAATGTGCGACAGGAATGTCTTGTTCAATGAGAAAGGATGCGTTAGATCAAGCAGAAGGGCTTATAGCTTTTCCTCAATACATTGCTGAAGATTACTTGATGGCCAAAGCCATAGCTGACCAAGGTTGGAAGTTTGCAAAGTCCACTCAGGTTGCAATGCAAAACTCTGGCTCTTACTCAATTTCCCAGTTTCAATCCAGAATGATCAGATGGACCAAACTGCAAAGTAACGTGCTTCCTGCTACAGTAAATCGTGAGCCAATTTCGGAGTGTTTTGTTGCCAGTTTAATTACTGGATGGGCAGCCCACCATGTATTCAGATGGGATATTATGGTGTTTTTCAAGTGTCATTGCCTGGCATGGTTTATATCTGACTACATTCAACTCAGGGGTTTTCAGGGTGGCACACAGTGTTTTTCAAAACTCGATTATGCAGTAGCCTGGTTCATCTGTGAATCCATgacaatatac tttttttttttgtcggcATTATGGGACCCTACTATAAGCTGGAGAACTGATTGCTACAGATTGCACCATAGAGGCACAGCAGAGGAGTTTCTAGATGTATAA